In Dermacentor variabilis isolate Ectoservices chromosome 7, ASM5094787v1, whole genome shotgun sequence, a genomic segment contains:
- the LOC142588186 gene encoding uncharacterized protein LOC142588186 gives MDVTCPFENRPAALNGACQGEEEKYKPVREHLLQKYQKVTVEAIIIGALGLWYPKNDRVMRRFCRLRYLWLFKKLTLLMCLMRLHLGLLYEHLARIFQISVSSVGNHMPYILSLLCKIMKKVVIWLPKSHIQNSMPDSFIENKHDDTPCILDCTEVFLQHPKKLIARAQTFSSYKAHNTVKSLVAIAPNGFIMFVSKAYGERASDKFIANSSGISDYLVRGDVMADRGFALTDEMQLQGVRLNTPAFTKEPLVSLLPPCTPSPPTRPGSPLAGTMISGLCADRGAESANPYQPVEPGLRCSTRERRPPAKFRDYVQ, from the exons ATGGATGTAACCTGCCCGTTCGAGAACCGGCCTGCAGCGCTGAACGGGGCCTGCCAGGGGGAGGAGGAGAAGTACAAGCCAGTCCGAGAGCACCTGCTGCAGAAATACCAGAAGGTGACCGTGGAGGCGATCATCATCGGGGCACTTGGATTGTGGTATCCTAAAAACGACCGAGTTATGCGCCGCTTCTGCAGGCTCAGATACCTGTGGCTTTTCAAGAAACTCACC TTATTAATGTGCCTCATGAGGCTTCATCTTGGGCTGTTGTATGAACACCTTGCACGGATTTTCCAAATCTCTGTGTCGAGTGTTGGCAACCACATGCCATACATACTCAGCCTGCTCTGCAAGATCATGAAGAAGGTTGTCATCTGGCTGCCAAAATCCCACATTCAAAACAGCATGCCAGATTCCTTCATCGAAAATAAGCATGACGACACCCCATGCATTCTTGATTGCACAGAGGTGTTTCTGCAGCACCCCAAAAAGCTGATAGCGAGGGCACAAACATTCAGCAGCTACAAAGCACATAACACCGTGAAGTCTCTTGTAGCAATTGCCCCAAATGGGTTTATAATGTTTGTGTCCAAAGCTTATGGAGAGCGCGCCTCGGACAAATTTATTGCTAAcagcagtggcatcagcgacTACCTGGTACGTGGCGATGTCATGGCAGACAGGGGTTTTGCCCTCACAGATGAGATGCAACTCCAAGGCGTTCGACTGAACACACCGGCATTTACGAAAG AACCGCTGGTGTCACTACTGCCTCCTTGCACGCCGAGCCCACCTACACGGCCAGGGAGCCCACTAGCTGGAACCATGATCTCTGGACTGTGTGCTGATCGTGGTGCCGAATCGGCAAACCCTTATCAGCCAGTAGAGCCAGGGCTGCGCTGTTCTACACGGGAGCGAAGACCGCCAGCAAAGTTCAGGGATTATGTGCAATGA